Proteins encoded by one window of Streptomyces clavuligerus:
- the secE gene encoding preprotein translocase subunit SecE: MTDAVGSIDTPDAEDEAPQKSRKGGKRGKKGPLGRLALFYRQIIAELRKVVWPTRNQLTTYTTVVIIFVVIMIGLVTVIDYGFQEAVSYVFG; encoded by the coding sequence GTGACGGACGCCGTGGGCTCCATCGACACGCCTGATGCCGAGGACGAAGCGCCTCAGAAGTCCCGCAAGGGCGGCAAGCGCGGCAAGAAGGGCCCTCTGGGCCGTCTGGCTCTGTTCTACCGGCAGATCATCGCGGAGCTCCGCAAGGTCGTCTGGCCGACGCGCAACCAGCTCACGACGTACACCACAGTGGTGATTATCTTCGTCGTCATCATGATCGGTCTGGTGACCGTGATTGACTATGGATTCCAGGAAGCCGTCAGCTACGTCTTTGGCTGA